CTTTGGTCGCTGGGCAGTAACGTACGCTTTATCAGCAGATTGGGAAAGGATCCTTCCGGCGCCCGGATCCGAAACCACCTCCAGCTTTGGCCGGACGCCCGGGCAATCTTGCAAGAAGATGCGACACTGCCGACAGGGAGGGTACTCGTCCACGATTTAGGGCACGGTGAGCACCGTTTTGAAATTTTGCCCCATCAGGCCTACGACGCGATCCAATATGACAAGCCATTGGTTGACGCTACACGTAACCAATCCTTTTGGCTCTATCACGGGACTCTGGCTCTGCGCGAAAACGGTCCCAGCCGAAATACATGGCGCCAATTGGCTTCGCGTGCAAATTGGCGCTTCGTGGATATCAACTTGCGTGCTGGCAATTGGGAAAAGAACACTCTCGAGGAGTTTCTGACTGGGGCTTCGATATTGAAATGCAACCATGAGGAACTTGCCCTATTGGGAAAAGAATTTTGTCTGCAGGGAGCCGATTTAGCTGACACTATGGCGGCCCTGGGCCAGCGTTTTGCCGTAGCAGAGATATTGGTAACGGCTGGCGCCCAGGGCGCGGCGTATTGGGACGGTAGATCTCTCCATCAACATCCTGCAGTACCGGTACAAATTCGGGACACCGTTGGTGCAGGAGATGCCTTCAGTGCAGGA
This genomic interval from Acidithiobacillus sp. AMEEHan contains the following:
- a CDS encoding PfkB family carbohydrate kinase, translating into MDGWIFGECLLDDFGDTQRVGGAPFNVACHLWSLGSNVRFISRLGKDPSGARIRNHLQLWPDARAILQEDATLPTGRVLVHDLGHGEHRFEILPHQAYDAIQYDKPLVDATRNQSFWLYHGTLALRENGPSRNTWRQLASRANWRFVDINLRAGNWEKNTLEEFLTGASILKCNHEELALLGKEFCLQGADLADTMAALGQRFAVAEILVTAGAQGAAYWDGRSLHQHPAVPVQIRDTVGAGDAFSAGWIYARLQGRAFTESLRLASQLAAQVCALSGALPSNPKEFYCKLD